GACCGTGACCATATTCCCGAGCTCTATCATTTCCTCCCGGGCCATGAGAGATTCAGCAACGTTCTGCCCCCGGGAAGGTCGCCCCTCATCATCCTCGACTGCAATGAGCCGGAGAGGGCGGGGTTGAGCGATGGTTCTCTCCCTTATTCCGTTGTAATCGATCATCATGAAACGGTCAGGGACTTCGGTGATATCAGATGGATAGACCCCGCGGCTCCTGCGACCGGAATGATGGTGTATTCCCTGATCAAATCGTTGGGAGTCCGCATAACGGCGGATATGGCGACAAACCTCTATACCGCGATAGCGGTTGATACGGGAACGTTCCGGTACAGTAATACGGACTCCGAAGTTTTGCGGGTCTCTGCTGAACTCGTCGATTCAGGGGCAGACCCGGGCGTGATATCCGTAGCGCTCTATGAGTCGTGGTCTGACGGAAGGTTCAGACTCCTGCTCAGGGTCCTCGATACCCTTGAGGTCGTCGGCGATATCGGCATCAGCTTTGTCACGCGGGCGATGTTCGCTGAGACCGGTACGACTCCGGAGGATACGGAACATTTTTCTAACTTTCCCCGGATGATGAAGCGCTTAACGATCTCTGCCTTCTTCCGTGAGGTCGATGGGGGCTGGAAGGTGAGTCTCCGTTCACGGGGGGAAGTTGATGTGGCAAGGATTGCGGAAATGTTCAGGGGTGGAGGCCACCGGAATGCCGCAGGGTATAAGGTTGCTGCAGACATGAAGACAGCGAAGGAGATGCTGATAAAGGCGGTCATGAGCAGAAGATGACACACGGCACCTCATTTTAAATCCTGGAGCTTTGCCCCGACGATCCTTCTCTTTTCCCTATGAATGCTATTATCAATCTCGACAAGCCAAGAGGCATGTCATCGCAGCAGGCGGTCACGCGGGTCAAGAGGATAATCCGTGCAAGAAAGGCCGGTCACTCAGGGACT
This window of the Thermodesulfovibrionales bacterium genome carries:
- a CDS encoding bifunctional oligoribonuclease/PAP phosphatase NrnA gives rise to the protein MIPGELIALIGKEKTFFIATHINPDGDALGSSLALSLALESLGKETALYDRDHIPELYHFLPGHERFSNVLPPGRSPLIILDCNEPERAGLSDGSLPYSVVIDHHETVRDFGDIRWIDPAAPATGMMVYSLIKSLGVRITADMATNLYTAIAVDTGTFRYSNTDSEVLRVSAELVDSGADPGVISVALYESWSDGRFRLLLRVLDTLEVVGDIGISFVTRAMFAETGTTPEDTEHFSNFPRMMKRLTISAFFREVDGGWKVSLRSRGEVDVARIAEMFRGGGHRNAAGYKVAADMKTAKEMLIKAVMSRR